In Patescibacteria group bacterium, a single genomic region encodes these proteins:
- a CDS encoding peptidoglycan-binding domain-containing protein, whose translation MINTTTLRNANVSTIGIFVAALILTASFAAEKADAAIVSQLQLGSSGAQVTQLQQFLALNTKVYPAGLVTGYFGPMTQAAVLQFQANYDISQVGRVGPATMARMNAVMNAGQGLDIDAPSISNLTVQTNSFSTTLSLNSDSNVRAKVFYSTQPLQVQEASYSFTAPSVSGLSVESGAFGTSQSISLTNLSSNTIYYYLVQATDLSGNVSVTRQSSFQTR comes from the coding sequence ATGATCAACACAACCACACTTCGCAACGCCAACGTCTCCACTATCGGCATCTTCGTCGCAGCGCTTATTCTCACCGCTTCATTTGCAGCGGAGAAGGCGGATGCGGCTATCGTCAGCCAGCTCCAGCTTGGTTCAAGCGGTGCACAAGTCACCCAGCTCCAACAGTTTTTGGCGCTCAACACCAAGGTGTACCCAGCCGGTCTCGTCACTGGCTACTTCGGACCGATGACTCAGGCAGCGGTCTTGCAGTTCCAGGCCAACTATGACATTTCTCAGGTAGGACGAGTCGGACCTGCGACCATGGCACGCATGAACGCAGTGATGAATGCCGGTCAGGGCCTCGACATCGATGCACCATCGATCTCAAATCTCACCGTACAGACCAATAGCTTCAGCACCACTTTGAGCTTGAACAGCGACTCGAATGTTCGCGCGAAGGTTTTCTACAGCACACAACCCTTGCAGGTTCAGGAGGCTTCGTACAGCTTCACTGCTCCATCGGTCAGCGGACTTTCTGTAGAGTCCGGTGCATTTGGTACCTCACAGAGTATCTCTCTGACCAACTTGTCATCGAACACCATCTACTACTACCTCGTACAGGCGACCGATCTTTCGGGGAACGTTTCTGTCACCCGACAGAGCAGCTTCCAGACACGGTAG
- a CDS encoding type II toxin-antitoxin system RelB/DinJ family antitoxin — MKTVLNLKVDKALKVQAQKTAADFGIPLGTLMNAFLRQFVRTKEVNLDLTYQPTKYLADIIKESRAEYARGEANGPFTGDEFIEHLKKL; from the coding sequence ATGAAGACCGTACTCAACCTGAAGGTCGATAAGGCGTTGAAAGTGCAGGCACAGAAAACCGCCGCGGATTTTGGTATTCCGCTCGGCACGCTGATGAATGCCTTTCTGCGGCAGTTTGTGCGGACGAAGGAAGTAAATCTCGATCTCACGTATCAGCCGACCAAGTATCTTGCGGACATCATTAAGGAATCGCGGGCGGAGTATGCCAGAGGAGAGGCGAACGGGCCTTTTACGGGAGATGAGTTTATTGAGCATCTGAAGAAGCTTTAG
- a CDS encoding type II toxin-antitoxin system mRNA interferase toxin, RelE/StbE family yields MSSKKFDKQFSKLPKGLKLKAVERVTIFTKDPFAPILNNHQLNGVWANCRSINITADIRAVYEMVEEDVAYFVAIGSHAELYR; encoded by the coding sequence TTGAGCTCAAAAAAATTTGATAAGCAGTTTTCAAAATTGCCAAAAGGGCTAAAGTTGAAGGCTGTCGAGCGCGTCACGATTTTTACAAAGGATCCTTTTGCTCCGATCCTAAACAATCATCAGCTGAATGGGGTGTGGGCGAATTGTCGGAGTATCAATATTACTGCGGATATTCGAGCCGTGTATGAGATGGTGGAAGAGGATGTTGCGTATTTCGTGGCGATCGGGTCGCATGCAGAGCTGTATCGGTAA
- a CDS encoding TrmH family RNA methyltransferase, whose protein sequence is MKTSAASPTKTHRDIRVLLHDIRSVHNVGSMFRTSDAAGVSHLYLSGYTPTPVDRFKRPRKDLAKVALGAEKNISWTALVQGETPTALIKQLKKDGFTVIAVEQDARAVDYKVVAADLAITNKNAKLLLIFGNEVDGVSKNILALCDSVAEIPMAGKKESLNVAVSFGIALFRLLGI, encoded by the coding sequence ATGAAAACCAGTGCCGCTTCGCCGACAAAAACGCATCGAGACATCCGCGTGTTGCTGCACGATATTCGCAGCGTGCACAATGTCGGTTCAATGTTTCGCACCTCGGATGCCGCGGGAGTGTCGCACTTGTATCTTTCGGGGTATACGCCGACGCCGGTGGATCGTTTTAAACGTCCCCGCAAAGACTTGGCGAAGGTAGCACTCGGGGCAGAGAAAAATATCTCGTGGACGGCGCTCGTGCAAGGCGAGACTCCGACCGCACTCATCAAGCAGCTCAAGAAAGACGGATTTACGGTGATCGCAGTGGAGCAAGATGCTCGCGCGGTGGACTACAAGGTTGTCGCAGCTGATCTGGCCATCACCAACAAAAATGCAAAATTGCTGCTCATCTTCGGCAATGAAGTCGACGGCGTTTCAAAAAACATTTTGGCGCTATGCGACAGTGTGGCCGAGATTCCGATGGCGGGGAAGAAGGAGTCACTCAATGTGGCGGTGTCGTTTGGTATCGCGCTGTTTCGATTGCTTGGAATTTAG
- the mutM gene encoding DNA-formamidopyrimidine glycosylase, with protein MPELPEVHTTATMLGKLVVGRTIADVWTDYNSPHYAGKDNIKNPEFFATFRKTLIGARITKTHRRGKNVLINIEGGGAGKKTGSRGVERHTIIVHMKMTGHLLYGKYRQIGTGKKVSWEALSPEALKDPFSRFVHMMISFADGTHLALADVRKFAKVTVVPTASAHESEHLSDIGPEPLDSTFIFHLFHERLLTRLTGKIKLVLMDPAVLAGIGNIYSDEILWAASVHPASTVSKVPLAKMKEIYRKSKEILKKGISFGGDSTSDYRNPMGERGAFHYHHHAYRNTSKPCERRGCKGTIRRLAMGGRGAHFCDTHQKLFR; from the coding sequence ATGCCCGAACTCCCCGAGGTACATACTACGGCCACCATGCTCGGCAAGCTCGTCGTCGGACGGACGATCGCTGATGTTTGGACCGACTACAATAGCCCCCACTACGCCGGCAAGGACAATATCAAAAATCCGGAGTTTTTCGCGACTTTCCGCAAGACTTTGATTGGTGCGCGCATCACCAAGACGCACCGTCGCGGGAAAAATGTACTAATCAATATCGAAGGCGGCGGTGCGGGAAAGAAAACCGGCAGCCGAGGTGTCGAAAGACACACCATCATCGTACACATGAAGATGACTGGGCATTTGCTGTATGGGAAATACAGACAAATCGGCACTGGCAAAAAAGTGTCGTGGGAAGCCCTCTCGCCTGAAGCTCTGAAAGATCCTTTTAGCCGTTTCGTGCATATGATGATTTCGTTTGCAGATGGAACGCATCTCGCGCTGGCCGATGTCCGAAAGTTTGCGAAAGTCACCGTCGTACCGACGGCCAGCGCGCATGAAAGCGAGCATCTCTCTGATATCGGTCCCGAACCGCTCGACTCCACCTTCATCTTCCATCTCTTCCACGAACGCCTCCTCACTCGGCTAACGGGCAAGATCAAACTCGTGCTGATGGATCCAGCCGTGCTCGCCGGCATCGGCAACATTTATTCCGACGAGATCCTGTGGGCCGCGAGTGTTCACCCTGCGAGCACCGTGAGCAAAGTGCCACTGGCAAAGATGAAGGAAATATACAGAAAGTCTAAAGAAATTCTCAAGAAAGGTATTAGCTTCGGCGGCGACTCTACTTCTGACTATCGCAACCCCATGGGTGAGCGCGGTGCATTTCATTACCACCATCACGCATATCGCAACACCAGCAAACCCTGTGAGCGCCGCGGTTGCAAAGGTACGATTCGCCGCCTAGCCATGGGTGGCCGCGGCGCGCATTTCTGCGATACACATCAAAAACTGTTCAGGTAA
- the ruvA gene encoding Holliday junction branch migration protein RuvA has translation MIAELEGVISWRNDQYMVVMAGGVGYKVRVTPETLDKLASVGVDDKVRLCTYLAVRDDALDLYGFLDREALELFEHLISVNGIGPKTAIGILALASVSTLRGAIATGEPGHLTKISGIGKKNAEKIVMELKDKFSDERFKNDVYQDESDAVEALKSLGYSERESREALKKIDKKVAASGSTSDKLKAALKLLGK, from the coding sequence ATGATCGCAGAATTGGAAGGTGTCATTTCGTGGCGCAACGACCAATATATGGTGGTGATGGCTGGCGGCGTCGGCTACAAGGTGCGCGTCACCCCTGAGACCCTCGACAAGCTCGCCAGCGTGGGGGTAGACGACAAGGTGCGTCTGTGCACCTATTTGGCCGTGCGCGATGACGCTTTGGATTTGTATGGCTTTTTGGATCGCGAGGCTCTCGAGCTTTTTGAACACCTTATTAGCGTCAACGGCATCGGCCCAAAGACCGCTATCGGCATCCTCGCTCTCGCCTCTGTCTCTACCCTTCGAGGCGCCATTGCTACGGGAGAGCCGGGACATTTGACGAAGATCTCCGGCATTGGCAAGAAGAATGCCGAGAAGATCGTGATGGAATTGAAGGACAAGTTTTCCGACGAACGTTTCAAGAACGATGTGTATCAAGATGAATCCGATGCCGTGGAGGCACTCAAGAGTCTTGGCTATTCGGAGCGCGAATCTCGCGAGGCTTTGAAGAAGATCGACAAAAAGGTGGCGGCGAGTGGCTCGACGAGTGACAAACTCAAGGCGGCTTTGAAATTGCTCGGCAAATAG
- a CDS encoding cytochrome b5-like heme/steroid binding domain-containing protein: MTQKPISIIIFLVVAGVIIFAVLGLRKAPSTAPISTQTQATTSAAGTSSSTPASIAVGEGLPVYTFADVAKHGSPKDCWTTVNGNVYDLTPFVGKHPGGEDILKVCGIDGTKLFTDQHGGQAKQENQLAGLEIGVLAK, encoded by the coding sequence ATGACCCAAAAACCCATTTCAATCATTATTTTCCTTGTCGTCGCCGGCGTAATCATCTTCGCTGTCCTTGGTTTGAGAAAGGCTCCAAGCACGGCGCCTATTTCGACCCAAACCCAAGCCACCACCTCTGCTGCTGGTACCTCGTCATCGACTCCGGCCTCCATCGCCGTGGGCGAGGGGTTGCCGGTATACACATTTGCTGATGTCGCGAAGCACGGGTCTCCAAAGGATTGCTGGACGACCGTGAACGGCAACGTGTACGACCTCACGCCCTTTGTCGGCAAGCATCCTGGCGGCGAAGATATTTTAAAGGTCTGCGGTATCGACGGTACGAAGCTCTTCACAGATCAACATGGCGGCCAGGCGAAGCAAGAAAACCAATTGGCCGGCTTGGAGATCGGCGTGTTGGCGAAATAA
- a CDS encoding DoxX family membrane protein has translation MKFSINLLPQYAPTVLRVGISLVFLWFAFQQLTNTDAWTGFVPDLAVSLSGLSAETLVLFNGVFEAVFGLALLVGFYTRLAAALLSLHLFHLVFVVGYSAIGVRDFGLAVATLSIALAEVDRWTLEAFLMRRAAAGAVQ, from the coding sequence ATGAAATTCTCAATCAATTTACTTCCGCAATACGCGCCGACCGTGTTGCGCGTCGGTATTTCGCTGGTCTTTCTGTGGTTCGCCTTTCAGCAATTGACCAATACCGATGCGTGGACCGGCTTCGTACCAGATCTCGCCGTCTCGCTTTCCGGCTTGTCTGCCGAGACTCTTGTGTTGTTCAACGGCGTCTTCGAAGCGGTGTTTGGTCTCGCGCTACTCGTCGGCTTCTATACTCGCCTCGCTGCCGCGCTACTTTCGCTCCATCTATTTCACCTAGTGTTCGTCGTCGGCTACAGTGCTATCGGCGTGCGTGACTTTGGCCTGGCGGTCGCGACTCTCTCCATTGCTTTGGCTGAGGTGGATCGTTGGACGCTCGAGGCCTTTCTGATGCGCCGCGCGGCCGCAGGGGCGGTTCAATAA
- a CDS encoding NAD(P)/FAD-dependent oxidoreductase — protein sequence MEQRIRIVIVGNGFGGVYTARHLQSLVERGLAEITIIGRANHFLFTPLLHEVATGGLSPTSVVEPLHEVFRHSNIRCLEMEVGKVDLAEQAVIGACRGTPERVSYDYLVIASGAETNAYGIKGVAEHAYALKTLADAVAIRNRIIQAVEEASATTDVVKRKSLLSFAVVGAGPTGVELVSEMIEFLEELVGDYYSKNLSLADISVSLISSGPDIITQFVPTLRKKALDILTAKKVTVLLNMAVCEVTEQGVLAKCGTTEPSMLSAGTVVWVAGVKGTPVSLVERSGVAPVVVHPSGRLVVSEQLQLPGYEQVFALGDSATHLASLDGRPLPMLAQVAEQEAEVVAANIKSLIESRISGRPASLFPYKLTLKGMLLSLGQWQAVGDIYGFHLSGPLMWWLWRTAYLSKFLSWRKRCKIVFEWTINLFSPRDITRV from the coding sequence ATGGAACAACGCATTCGCATCGTGATAGTGGGCAACGGCTTCGGTGGGGTATACACCGCGCGACATTTGCAGTCGCTCGTGGAACGCGGATTGGCCGAGATCACGATCATCGGGCGAGCGAATCATTTTTTGTTCACGCCGCTGTTGCATGAGGTGGCTACGGGAGGCTTGAGCCCGACGAGCGTAGTGGAGCCGTTGCACGAAGTGTTCCGCCATTCGAATATCCGCTGTTTGGAAATGGAGGTGGGGAAGGTGGACCTCGCTGAGCAGGCCGTGATCGGTGCCTGTCGCGGCACGCCGGAGCGTGTCTCGTACGACTATCTCGTGATCGCTTCGGGTGCTGAGACGAATGCATATGGCATCAAAGGCGTGGCTGAGCATGCGTATGCCCTGAAGACGCTGGCGGATGCAGTGGCGATCAGAAATCGCATTATTCAGGCGGTGGAGGAGGCGTCGGCGACGACAGATGTGGTGAAGCGAAAGTCACTCCTCTCTTTTGCGGTGGTGGGTGCCGGTCCGACTGGAGTCGAGCTCGTCTCCGAAATGATCGAATTCCTCGAAGAATTGGTTGGCGACTATTATTCCAAAAATCTCTCACTTGCCGACATTTCAGTGTCGCTCATCAGCTCCGGTCCGGACATTATCACGCAGTTTGTGCCAACGTTGCGGAAAAAGGCGCTCGATATTTTGACCGCCAAAAAAGTGACGGTACTTTTGAATATGGCTGTCTGTGAAGTGACTGAGCAAGGCGTGCTCGCAAAATGCGGCACGACTGAGCCGAGCATGCTCTCTGCTGGCACCGTGGTGTGGGTGGCAGGGGTGAAGGGTACGCCAGTGTCGCTGGTGGAGAGGTCCGGTGTTGCTCCGGTCGTGGTACATCCTTCAGGTCGATTGGTCGTGAGCGAGCAATTGCAATTGCCCGGGTACGAACAGGTCTTTGCGCTTGGTGACTCTGCCACGCATCTCGCTTCGCTAGACGGCCGGCCGCTCCCAATGCTCGCTCAGGTAGCCGAGCAGGAGGCCGAGGTGGTCGCGGCCAATATAAAATCCCTCATCGAATCTCGCATCTCCGGCCGCCCCGCCTCACTTTTCCCATACAAACTCACACTGAAAGGCATGCTCCTTTCGCTGGGGCAGTGGCAAGCTGTTGGCGACATCTACGGCTTCCACCTCTCCGGCCCGCTCATGTGGTGGCTGTGGCGCACCGCGTATCTCTCGAAATTTTTGTCCTGGCGCAAGCGCTGCAAGATTGTCTTCGAGTGGACGATCAACCTTTTTTCGCCGCGGGATATTACGAGGGTGTAG
- a CDS encoding sigma-70 family RNA polymerase sigma factor, whose product MISTTNISGFSSLRSVFDRATPEHHQTLARMESFIVSVADGAYSQAGSAVEQTFDEGDFHSLARMAAFKAIVEYRSGGASLPNHVSATIQHHLQDEIRRLNHSRRLFQARIIPFNAPIDPTGYDEETTLIDVFPDTATLSPSLRAELVDVFEILRAALDTLEDRIRQIFELRFLEDWPVTEIARRFGVSGSKIYELIEKGIEALQGLIPFSFRGVSSAQ is encoded by the coding sequence ATGATCTCCACAACAAACATCTCGGGTTTCTCGTCGCTCCGCTCTGTGTTCGATCGCGCCACCCCCGAACATCATCAGACGTTGGCGAGGATGGAGTCTTTCATCGTCAGTGTGGCAGATGGAGCGTATTCGCAGGCAGGCAGTGCGGTAGAGCAAACCTTTGATGAGGGCGACTTTCACTCACTGGCCCGCATGGCTGCTTTCAAGGCTATCGTCGAATACCGTTCGGGTGGGGCAAGTCTGCCAAACCATGTCTCGGCTACGATCCAGCACCATCTCCAGGATGAAATCCGTCGTCTGAACCATTCGCGCCGCTTGTTCCAGGCGAGAATAATTCCATTCAATGCGCCCATCGACCCGACTGGGTATGATGAGGAAACCACACTGATTGACGTGTTTCCTGACACCGCCACGCTTTCGCCTTCGCTTCGCGCAGAGCTGGTTGATGTGTTCGAGATTCTTCGCGCCGCGCTCGACACGCTGGAAGATCGGATCCGGCAGATCTTCGAACTCCGCTTCCTCGAGGATTGGCCGGTCACGGAGATCGCCAGACGCTTCGGTGTGAGCGGGTCGAAGATTTACGAGCTCATCGAGAAGGGAATCGAGGCTCTCCAGGGGCTCATCCCATTTTCTTTCCGTGGCGTTTCAAGTGCCCAATGA
- a CDS encoding DEAD/DEAH box helicase — translation MEHSSHAPKAGGFRTSSHVAQPASRAGGSSARSGGFSRGGAGRSSGGFSRGGSSSGGRSYGGGSSSGSRFSSSHSGRGGHRGTRSGGGFSHRGGGRSQHIDISRFINKAVVTEEKAVFVPEHQFVDFAVDARLKANIVSKGYKLPTPIQDRVIPYILKGSDVVGIANTGTGKTAAFLIPLINKALLAGEPKSKAHPKTLIMVPTRELAQQIEGEIHGFLKGLKLYSVCCVGGSPMGRQISSLRYHNDFVIGTPGRLKDLIEQKYINLAEFHTVVLDEADRMLDMGFIADMRWMMARMPKPRHTLFFSATLSKEIEGLIKEFLHEPVMVSVKTQETAKNIDQDIIRIQHGMTKIDVLHDLLNKAEFKKVLIFGKTKHGVEKLSHVLVERGFKSDSIHGNKSQSQRQRALAGFKAGAVQVLTATDVAARGLDIVGVTHVINFDIPATYDDYVHRIGRTGRGGNTGKALTFVE, via the coding sequence ATGGAACATTCTTCACATGCCCCAAAAGCAGGCGGTTTTCGTACCAGCAGCCATGTCGCGCAGCCAGCGTCTCGCGCAGGCGGCTCTAGTGCACGATCTGGCGGCTTCTCACGAGGCGGCGCAGGACGTTCGTCCGGCGGTTTTTCTCGTGGTGGCTCATCTTCCGGTGGTCGCTCATATGGCGGCGGCTCATCTTCTGGCTCCCGCTTTAGCAGCTCACACAGCGGTCGCGGCGGGCATCGTGGCACCCGATCAGGTGGCGGCTTTAGCCATCGCGGTGGTGGACGTAGCCAACACATCGATATTTCTCGTTTCATCAACAAAGCCGTAGTCACTGAAGAGAAAGCAGTATTCGTACCAGAACATCAGTTCGTGGACTTTGCTGTCGACGCGCGACTCAAGGCGAACATTGTCTCAAAGGGATACAAGCTCCCAACCCCAATTCAGGATCGCGTCATTCCATATATTTTGAAGGGAAGTGACGTCGTGGGTATTGCGAACACCGGTACCGGCAAGACCGCAGCCTTCCTCATTCCACTCATCAACAAAGCGCTCCTTGCAGGCGAGCCAAAGTCCAAGGCACACCCAAAGACCCTCATCATGGTGCCCACCCGCGAGCTCGCGCAACAGATCGAAGGCGAGATCCACGGCTTCCTCAAGGGCCTCAAGCTGTATTCCGTATGCTGTGTTGGAGGTTCCCCAATGGGCCGACAGATCTCTTCGCTCCGATACCACAACGACTTTGTCATCGGTACTCCGGGCCGATTGAAGGACCTCATCGAACAGAAATACATCAACCTCGCAGAATTCCACACCGTGGTGCTCGACGAGGCCGACCGTATGTTGGACATGGGTTTCATCGCTGACATGCGTTGGATGATGGCTCGTATGCCAAAGCCTCGACACACCCTTTTCTTCTCCGCGACCTTGTCGAAGGAGATCGAAGGCTTGATCAAAGAATTTTTGCATGAACCGGTGATGGTTTCTGTGAAGACACAGGAGACCGCAAAAAATATCGACCAGGATATTATCCGCATCCAACATGGCATGACCAAGATCGACGTACTTCACGACCTCCTCAACAAAGCGGAGTTCAAAAAGGTGCTCATCTTCGGCAAGACCAAGCATGGTGTGGAGAAGCTCTCGCACGTGCTTGTGGAGCGTGGCTTCAAGAGCGATTCTATCCACGGCAACAAGAGCCAGTCTCAGCGACAGCGCGCGTTGGCGGGCTTCAAGGCGGGTGCCGTCCAGGTGCTCACTGCCACCGACGTGGCTGCTCGAGGCTTGGACATTGTCGGCGTCACTCACGTGATCAACTTCGACATCCCCGCCACCTACGACGACTACGTGCACCGCATCGGTCGTACCGGCCGCGGTGGCAACACCGGCAAGGCATTGACGTTTGTGGAGTAG
- a CDS encoding N-6 DNA methylase, with product MTSFLESKNEFDEKYQIKLFLEKSPITVDGKYIENISLKGKKGLGNEEYYKWQFFHALINSGLCAKDFVGAEIYLPKGNKSSAPIKIDGVIFDEPDWLDWYGKWRIDKNQEALDWLRAHIIGTIEFKNENSRDVETVYNQQLKSAMKETENNFCLGILYDTERMYLFQKRDGKFLRLDEGYNLRGEQSTTKDLSLHLPDAYNKLPSFEQLKKRILNIKVDRSKRTIDDLDVITGIYNAQLKDGVSSILRVMDKVSMKDRRGYEILIQIMALKIFDEKRSAKVNSFLDFYKKDEEKEKLDLLFYITEKERNFSSLSDKEIQSFIKRMRDLYNEASQEYHFILNRDDTETIAWKKPDHIRIISEIVEQFQDYSFVKSHKTDLYQIVFYKFANEFSKTDKGQFITPIPLIDFLVRIVNPRSTEKIIDPTSGIADFLSVSYVNSNSKLDDKNIYGLDNDDKMIMLAQLNMLLNGDGNAILRYKADKGSITWKFDDRDELVELNPKIHKDGKWDHWDDETKLKKFDVVLTNPPFGEDRKYEPSTQKDKEIIEMYELWNKARSSNWIDLGLVFLENAYRILKDNGRMGIVLSNSLASIDRWEDARKWLFEKMRIVALFDLPANVFADTGVNVTIVVAYKPPEEELKELQKGNYNIFVKDIKKVGYEIRTLKRVKFFHQIYKINEETFDIEQDKEGRPLLDEEFTDTVTEFKKWCLSQEKTLQDLFVKDR from the coding sequence ATGACATCTTTTTTAGAATCAAAAAATGAGTTTGATGAGAAGTATCAAATCAAACTTTTTCTCGAGAAATCACCAATTACTGTTGATGGTAAATATATTGAAAATATTTCTCTTAAGGGGAAAAAGGGATTAGGAAACGAAGAATACTACAAATGGCAATTTTTCCATGCTCTTATCAATAGTGGTTTATGTGCAAAAGATTTTGTAGGCGCAGAAATATACCTTCCCAAAGGAAATAAAAGTTCGGCACCAATTAAAATTGACGGTGTCATTTTTGACGAGCCTGATTGGTTAGATTGGTACGGAAAATGGCGCATAGATAAAAATCAGGAAGCCTTAGACTGGCTCAGGGCGCATATAATTGGAACAATTGAATTCAAAAATGAAAACTCGAGAGATGTAGAAACTGTATACAATCAACAACTAAAATCTGCCATGAAAGAAACAGAAAATAATTTCTGTTTGGGAATTCTGTATGACACTGAAAGGATGTATCTATTTCAAAAAAGAGATGGAAAGTTTCTCAGATTAGATGAGGGCTATAACCTTCGCGGGGAGCAAAGTACAACAAAAGATTTATCTCTCCATCTACCAGATGCATATAATAAATTACCATCTTTCGAACAACTTAAGAAAAGGATTTTAAATATAAAAGTTGATCGGTCAAAGAGAACTATCGATGATCTGGATGTAATTACAGGTATTTATAATGCTCAACTAAAAGATGGTGTATCCAGCATCCTTAGGGTGATGGACAAGGTAAGTATGAAGGATCGCCGGGGGTACGAAATACTTATTCAAATCATGGCCCTCAAGATCTTTGATGAAAAGAGAAGCGCAAAAGTAAATTCATTCCTTGATTTCTACAAAAAAGATGAGGAAAAAGAAAAATTGGATTTGTTATTTTATATAACAGAGAAAGAGAGAAATTTTTCCTCTTTAAGTGATAAAGAAATACAATCCTTTATAAAAAGGATGCGGGATCTCTATAATGAAGCGTCGCAAGAATACCATTTTATATTAAACAGAGATGATACAGAGACTATTGCGTGGAAAAAGCCCGATCATATACGCATCATCAGTGAAATTGTTGAGCAATTTCAAGATTATAGTTTTGTTAAATCACACAAGACTGATCTTTATCAGATTGTTTTCTATAAATTTGCTAACGAGTTCTCTAAAACAGACAAGGGGCAATTCATCACTCCTATCCCTTTAATTGATTTTTTGGTTCGTATAGTAAATCCTAGAAGCACGGAAAAAATCATAGATCCTACTTCGGGTATCGCTGATTTTCTTTCCGTTTCTTATGTAAATTCGAATAGCAAATTAGATGATAAAAATATATATGGTCTAGATAATGACGATAAAATGATCATGCTGGCTCAGTTGAATATGCTACTTAATGGGGATGGGAATGCCATTTTGAGATATAAAGCTGACAAGGGGTCTATTACCTGGAAATTTGATGATAGGGATGAGTTAGTAGAACTTAATCCAAAAATACACAAGGACGGAAAGTGGGATCATTGGGACGATGAAACAAAATTAAAAAAATTTGATGTCGTTTTGACTAACCCTCCTTTTGGTGAAGATAGGAAGTATGAGCCTTCAACACAAAAAGATAAGGAAATTATTGAGATGTACGAGTTGTGGAATAAGGCTCGTAGTAGTAACTGGATTGATCTTGGTTTAGTATTTCTTGAAAATGCCTACCGTATTCTTAAGGATAACGGACGCATGGGCATTGTACTTTCAAATTCTCTTGCTTCTATTGATCGATGGGAAGATGCTAGGAAGTGGTTATTTGAGAAAATGAGAATAGTTGCTTTATTTGATCTTCCCGCGAATGTTTTTGCTGATACTGGTGTAAATGTAACCATTGTCGTTGCATATAAACCTCCCGAGGAAGAACTTAAAGAACTTCAAAAAGGAAATTACAATATTTTTGTAAAAGATATTAAAAAAGTCGGATATGAAATTAGGACTCTAAAACGAGTAAAGTTTTTTCATCAAATCTACAAAATCAACGAGGAAACATTCGATATTGAGCAAGACAAAGAAGGGCGTCCTCTACTAGATGAAGAATTTACTGATACAGTCACTGAATTTAAAAAATGGTGTCTTAGTCAAGAGAAGACGCTTCAAGATCTCTTCGTAAAAGACCGATGA